A portion of the Fulvia fulva chromosome 1, complete sequence genome contains these proteins:
- a CDS encoding Cytochrome c oxidase copper chaperone, with the protein MFGFNIFGSSASTDAPQPTGAVNIMPTNTTTLATLNNAASDLKPQGETAGKVKPCCVCKDEKSARDECMLFSTASDPQEACKDMVSKYRSCMQSYGFNIA; encoded by the exons ATGTTCGGCTTCAACATCTTCGGCAGCTCTGCCTCGACGGATGCACCTCAACCCACCGGCGCAGTCAACATAATGCCCACAAACACCACAACGCTCGCGACGCTGAACAACGCCGCATCGGATTTAAAACCGCAGGGAGAGACCGCTGGCAAGGTTAAG CCCTGCTGCGTCTGCAAAGACGAGAAATCTGCCCGCGACGAATGCATGCTCTTCTCCACGGCCTCCGATCCTCAAGAGGCATGTAAAGATATGGTCAGCAAGTACAGGAGTTGTATGCAGAGTTATGGGTTCAACATTGCGTGA
- a CDS encoding putative dolichyl pyrophosphate Man9GlcNAc2 alpha-1,3-glucosyltransferase yields MANSHRPRKRRRNEISSSSSNGTIAVDPATKRDTPAFPLVAFLWPAKGNTVSQWVVLPCVLLVIGLFRWCTAIWPYSGMGVPPLFGDFEAQRHWLEITIILPVTHWYFHDTTWWGLDYPPLTAYHSWILGQVGSFINKDWFALYQSRGLETPDLKVFMRATVYVSEHLVYVPAVIICVRNLAKLHTINSWESTIALTAILMQPATILIDHGHFQYNTVMLGLIVAAISSMIAGRNLWACIFFVGALGFKQMALFYALIVAAYLAGSCVSPKLNVLRFAGIAIVTLLSFALLFLPIMAGTFYDTYRNIQLPSDVSLPPLLQNSPIQLSEKAWYYPYLVQLTQVIHRVLPFDRGLWEDKVANYWCALHTSGLWKLDRSKAGQARLQSTALQWTVLSQVIPCAVIFFKPKKNLIPVAFAAASWGFFLFSYQVHEKNVLLPLLPMTLLLATKDGMKPRIRAWVGYANLLATWTLFPLLHKDELRIPYAVLTPLWAFLLGLPPFSISAYTTSAEDGGLDILSKLIHLGTYAAALLWHVGELFILPPTNKPDLWVVGNVALGASGFFITYLWCLWQLLSDHDFLVMVGLANRETRPKVSRISKKGD; encoded by the exons ATGGCTAACAGCCATCGACCCAGGAAGAGGAGACGTAACGAGATTTCCTCCAGCAGCTCCAATGGCACTATCGCAGTCGACCCTGCAACCAAAAGAGATACACCAGCTTTCCCTTTGGTCGCCTTTCTCTGGCCTGCCAAAGGCAACACTGTCTCACAATGGGTAGTATTGCCCTGCGTGCTCTTAGTCATCGGCCTCTTCCGATGGTGTACAGCAATATGGCCATATTCTGGAATGGGCGTACCTCCTCTGTTCGGTGACTTTGAAGCCCAACGGCACTGGCTTGAAATCACGATCATTCTTCCAGTCACGCATTGGTACTTTCACGACACAACCTGGTGGGGTCTGGACTATCCACCATTGACTGCCTACCACTCCTGGATCTTGGGCCAGGTCGGCTCTTTCATCAACAAGGACTGGTTTGCACTTTACCAATCACGAGGGCTGGAGACTCCGGATCTCAAGGTCTTCATGCGAGCGACCGTCTACGTCTCTGAACATTTGGTCTACGTTCCAGCAGTCATCATTTGCGTCAGGAACCTCGCTAAACTGCACACCATCAACTCGTGGGAATCAACAATCGCTCTGACGGCCATTCTCATGCAGCCAGCGACTATCCTAATCGATCACGGCCACTTTCAGTACAACACCGTCATGTTGGGTCTGATCGTCGCCGCAATTTCGAGCATGATTGCTGGTCGAAACTTGTGGGCTTGCATCTTCTTCGTAGGAGCACTTGGATTCAAGCAAATGGCTTTGTTCTACGCTCTCATCGTCGCTGCCTATCTCGCAGGCTCATGCGTCAGCCCGAAGCTCAATGTGCTGCGATTTGCAGGGATCGCAATCGTTACGCTACTGTCCTTTGCGCTTTTATTCCTCCCAATTATGGCGGGAACCTTCTACGACACTTATCGCAACATACAGCTTCCTTCTGATGTGTCACTACCACCATTGCTCCAGAACTCCCCGATACAGCTCTCCGAAAAGGCGTGGTACTATCCATATCTGGTTCAGCTCACTCAGGTCATACACCGAGTCCTGCCCTTCGACCGTGGACTCTGGGAGGACAAAGTCGCCAACTACTGGTGCGCACTTCACACTTCAGGACTGTGGAAACTGGATCGAAGCAAAGCAGGACAAGCCAGATTACAATCGACCGCTTTACAGTGGACCGTATTATCACAGGTCATCCCTTGTGCAGTGATATTCTTCAAGCCAAAGAAGAACCTAATTCCGGTGGCCTTCGCTGCGGCGTCATGGGGCTTCTTCCTCTTCTCGTACCAGGTACACGAGAAGAATGTACTACTCCCATTGCTCCCGATGACACTGCTGCTGGCAACGAAGGACGGTATGAAGCCGAGGATTCGTGCTTGGGTAGGCTATGCGAACCTGCTAGCAACCTGGACTCTGTTTCCACTTCTCCACAAGGACGAGCTCAGGATACCATATGCAGTACTAACACCACTCTGGGCATTTCTGCTCGGTCTACCGCCATTCTCCATCAGTGCTTACACCACATCGGCCGAAGACGGCGGTCTCGACATTCTCTCGAAGCTCATTCACTTGGGAACTTATGCTGCGGCTCTGCTATGGCACGTTGGCGAGCTCTTCATTCTACCACCCACCAACAAACCGGATCTTTGGGTCGTTGGCAATGTCGCACTCGGCGCGTCTGGATTCTTCATCACCTACTTGTGGTGTCTCTGGCAACTGCTGAGTGACCACG ACTTTCTAGTGATGGTTGGTCTCGCTAACCGCGAGACTCGCCCCAAGGTGTCCAGAATATCAAAGAAAGGAGATTAG
- a CDS encoding Ran GTPase-activating protein 1: MAKVFSLKGQALKLDSAADLEKHIGPLQEQDIEEFHLEGNTIGVEASEALAKILETKKSLKFANLADIYTGRLLSEIPKSLDALLTALLKCPNLHTINLNDNAFGLNTVEPLRPFLSKHTPLQHLYLNNNGLGPAAGALVAEALEKLAENKAAARKEGKDVPDLETVVCGRNRLETGSMAAWVKAYTANNKVKTVKMVQNGIRQEGIATLLQHGLSNCKALDTLDLQDNTFTALASKSLAAVVPSWTELRELAVGDCLLSARGGRFLGQALSKAGNKKLEVLRLQYNEIDTRGLKAISDAASQSGALPRLRRVELNGNKFSEDDASIESLRELLEKRKDESAEDYPGVDEDDEDAWGLDELDELDDEDDEEEGGDEGEDDDEEDAKEEKIVNEADAAEDEPVPQKQDKDVDDLAAALGKAEIK; encoded by the coding sequence ATGGCCAAGGTCTTTTCACTCAAAGGGCAAGCCCTCAAGCTCGATTCCGCCGCAGACCTCGAGAAGCACATCGGCCCGCTCCAAGAGCAAGACATCGAAGAGTTCCATCTAGAAGGCAACACCATTGGTGTAGAAGCCTCGGAGGCTCTAGCCAAGATCCTCGAGACGAAGAAGTCTCTCAAGTTCGCCAACCTCGCCGACATCTACACCGGACGACTCCTCTCCGAAATCCCCAAGTCTCTCGATGCGCTCCTCACAGCACTTCTAAAGTGTCCGAACCTCCACACGATCAACCTCAACGACAATGCGTTTGGTCTCAACACTGTCGAGCCGCTCCGGCCTTTCCTGAGCAAGCACACGCCTCTTCAACACCTTTACCTCAACAACAATGGTCTTGGGCCTGCTGCAGGCGCACTGGTAGCAGAGGCACTCGAGAAGTTGGCGGAGAACAAAGCTGCAGCACGCAAGGAGGGTAAAGATGTTCCAGATCTCGAGACAGTTGTCTGTGGGCGGAACAGACTCGAGACGGGCAGCATGGCAGCGTGGGTGAAGGCATACACAGCGAACAACAAGGTCAAGACAGTCAAGATGGTGCAGAACGGTATCAGGCAAGAGGGAATTGCTACGCTACTGCAACATGGGCTGTCGAATTGCAAAGCACTGGATACACTCGACCTCCAGGACAACACCTTCACTGCACTTGCCTCGAAATCCCTTGCTGCTGTCGTACCAAGCTGGACCGAGCTTCGCGAACTGGCTGTGGGTGACTGTCTGCTATCAGCACGAGGAGGACGTTTTCTAGGTCAAGCTCTGTCCAAGGCAGGGAACAAGAAACTCGAGGTCTTGCGGTTGCAGTACAACGAGATCGATACGAGGGGTCTCAAGGCTATCTCCGATGCCGCATCGCAGAGCGGTGCGCTTCCACGGTTACGACGAGTCGAGCTGAATGGCAACAAGTTCAGCGAGGATGACGCAAGTATAGAGAGCTTGAGGGAGCTGCTTGAGAAGCGTAAGGATGAGAGTGCTGAGGACTACCCAGGTGTTGACGAGGACGATGAGGATGCGTGGGGTCTTGATGAGCTCGATGAACTGGATGATGAGGATGACGAGGAGGAGGGAGGTGATGAAGGTGAAGATGATGACGAGGAGGATGCTAAGGAGGAGAAAATTGTCAACGAGGCGGACGCTGCCGAGGACGAACCAGTGCCTCAGAAGCAGGATAAGGATGTTGACGATCTTGCTGCTGCTCTTGGCAAGGCCGAGATCAAATAG